From the Excalfactoria chinensis isolate bCotChi1 chromosome 1, bCotChi1.hap2, whole genome shotgun sequence genome, one window contains:
- the LOC140255719 gene encoding LOW QUALITY PROTEIN: syncytin-2-like (The sequence of the model RefSeq protein was modified relative to this genomic sequence to represent the inferred CDS: inserted 2 bases in 1 codon; deleted 3 bases in 2 codons; substituted 1 base at 1 genomic stop codon) codes for MRALAKGEVDPRREMRAGDTRLSTGRGGSAPVDERRRTRALAMRKDTCAGLKELGAQYCGSSCTVNLMFLKVSEKCPLGPGLWWLCGDGQARKTLPVNWRGYCIGGYLVQQHDXLPPGILRTPWKRVKHVNNLLIDRPTAFHSFAIINISATLEIIENATIDAIQALQVEVSTLSKVVLQNRMVLDLITAKEGGVCVNINQSCCAYVDETQRVEIDLQTMWECTKVLHQVSLDDTSLGFTELLEKLLDWLPNFTWLKXLFLTCVAILALLVLVCIMSQCGMWLCKDTESYEDWKRHRLRQKMENGSYFRNFLSRNGII; via the exons ATGCGTGCGTTggcaaagggagaggtggacCCGCGCCGGGAGATGCGCGCCGGGGACACGCGCCTTAGCAcagggagaggtggaagcgcgCCGGTGGACGAGCGGCGGAGGACGCGCGCTTTG GCCATGCGTAAAGATACCTGTGCAGGTCTGAAGGAGTTGGGTGCACAGTACTGTGGGAGTTCATGCACTGTGAAcctgatgtttctgaaagt GTCAGAAAAGTGCCCCTTGGGACCAGGGTTGTGGTGGCTTTGTGGTGATGGACAAGCAAGAAAGACTTTACCA GTTAACTGGAGGGGATACTGCATAGGGGGATATTTGGTACAACAACACGA TCTCCCTCCTGGGATATTAAGAACTCCTTGGAAGAGGGTGAAGCATGTAAATAACCTCCTTATAGACAGGCCAACTGCCTTTCATAGCTTTGCAATCATTAATATTTCAGCTACATTAGAGATAATAGAAAATGCAACTATTGATGCAATACAAGCGCTACAAGTAGAAGTTTCTACGTTAAGTAAGGTAGTACTGCAGAATAGGATGGTGCTGGACTtaataacagcaaaagaagGGGGAGTTTGTGTAAACATAAATCAGAGTTGCTGTGCTTACGTAGATGAGACACAAAGAGTAGAGATTGATTTACAGACTATGTGGGAATGTACTAAAGTGCTCCATCAAGTTTCATTAGACGACACTTCCCTTGGTTTTACAGAGTTGCTGGAAAAGTTATTGGATTGGCTCCCCAATTTTACCTggttaaaataattgtttctgaCTTGTGTTGCAATATTGGCCTTGCTTGTTTTGGTGTGTATAATGTCACAATGTGGGATGTGGCTTTGCAAAGATACAGAA AGCTATGAGGATTGGAAGAGGCATAGATTACGGcagaagatggaaaatggaagttattttagaaattttctttctagaaatGGAATCATTTAG